One window of Akkermansia biwaensis genomic DNA carries:
- a CDS encoding TIM-barrel domain-containing protein: MGKSTDSGMLRKTVLLTCGLSLFFSGFAFSAQSGPQEGSQSPMVENARKINPSAVEVLLGKDHRMTFDFYGDNIFRLFRDDSGGIIRDPKAEPEAKILVDQPRKPVSRLDVGTEGDTVTITTGKIRVEIDKKTSLIKIVDLKTEAVAVEQAAPVLFEKGKTTLSLKTGPEEYFYGGGVQNGRFSHKGKVISIENQNSWTDGGVASPTPFYWSTNGYGLLWHTFKKGQYDFGAKEKGTVNLSHDENYLDVFFMVDDGAVNLLRKFYQLTGNPVLLPKFAFYQGHLNAYNRDYWKEDEKGILFEDGKRYKESQKDNGGIRESLNGELDNYQFSARAVIDRYKAHDMPLGWLLPNDGYGAGYGQTDTLDGNIANLKSLADYALKNGVEIGLWTQSDLHPKPEISALLQRDIVKEVRDAGVRVLKTDVAWVGAGYSFGLNGITDVAQIMTYYGNNSRPFIISLDGWAGTQRYAGIWTGDQTGGAWEYIRFHIPTYIGSGLSGQPNICSDMDGIFGGKNPAVNIRDFQWKTFTPMELNMDGWGANEKYPHVFGEPATSINRWYLKLKSELMPYAYSIAEESVSGMPMVRAMFLEYPNPYTLGKATQYQFLFGPYFLVAPVYQDTNADKEGNDVRHGIYLPEGQWIDYFTGDLYEGGKIYNCFDAPVWKLPVFVKNGAIIPMTGPNNNVSEINPNHRIYEIYPHGRTSFTTYDDDGVTEEYRQGRGVKTRIESALDGSNNVTVTVHPSVGDFNGFDKKKSTEFRINVTRKPDKVSARIGKDNLELAEAASKDDFLSGENVYFYDAAPNLNKFATKGSDFEKKVISKNPQLLVKLTATDVTANPVVLSVEGFQFQPAEKYRLSSGPLSAPANAGVTEENTTAYTLKPTWNAAANADYYEIEFGGMLYTTIKGTEFLFEDLEAETPYSFKLRAVNRDGHSDWTAFNAKTQANPLEFAIEGIVGETTAENQGNSLTKLFDFKEKDAWHTKYGANALPFDLVMDLKTINKIEKFHYVPREDAGNGTLLKGTVFYSMDKENWTKAGTFQWDKNNEVKIFGFKDAPTARYIKLNITEGVGGYGSGREIYVFKVPGTESYLPGDINNDGKIDRNDLTSYINYTGLRKGDSDFEGYISNGDINRNGLIDAYDISVVATQLEDDSDQPQEDAGQDKGDAEEKKDATEKKKEELGGKLLISADKKRYAKGDIAKVTVKGQKLSLVNALSFALPYDPKDYEFVGVEVKDMNKMENLTNDRLHTSGDKALYPTFVNIGDKEPVEGTKELFVLKFKARRDVKFDLKLKDGMLVDKKLNTKKL; the protein is encoded by the coding sequence ATGGGAAAATCAACTGACAGCGGCATGCTGAGGAAAACGGTGTTACTGACCTGCGGCCTATCTCTCTTCTTCTCCGGCTTTGCCTTTTCCGCCCAGAGCGGTCCGCAGGAAGGGTCGCAGTCCCCGATGGTGGAGAATGCCAGGAAAATCAATCCTTCAGCAGTCGAGGTGCTGCTCGGGAAAGACCACCGGATGACCTTCGACTTTTACGGGGACAACATCTTCCGCCTTTTCCGCGACGATTCGGGAGGAATTATCCGGGATCCGAAGGCGGAGCCCGAAGCTAAAATACTGGTCGACCAGCCCAGGAAGCCCGTTTCCAGACTGGATGTCGGCACCGAAGGGGATACGGTCACGATCACCACGGGAAAAATCAGGGTGGAAATTGACAAGAAGACTTCCCTCATCAAAATCGTTGACTTGAAAACCGAAGCCGTGGCTGTTGAGCAGGCGGCTCCCGTCCTCTTTGAAAAAGGCAAAACCACCCTGTCCCTGAAAACGGGGCCGGAGGAATACTTCTACGGAGGAGGCGTGCAGAACGGCCGCTTCTCGCACAAGGGAAAAGTAATTTCCATTGAAAACCAGAACAGTTGGACGGACGGAGGCGTAGCCTCCCCCACTCCCTTCTACTGGTCCACGAACGGCTACGGCCTTCTGTGGCATACGTTCAAGAAGGGGCAGTATGACTTTGGCGCCAAAGAAAAAGGCACCGTCAATCTCAGCCATGATGAAAACTATCTGGATGTCTTCTTCATGGTTGACGACGGAGCGGTCAACCTGCTGAGAAAGTTTTACCAATTGACGGGAAATCCCGTGCTGCTGCCCAAATTCGCCTTCTACCAGGGTCATCTGAATGCCTACAACAGGGACTACTGGAAGGAAGATGAAAAAGGCATCCTGTTTGAAGACGGCAAGAGATACAAGGAAAGCCAGAAGGACAACGGGGGAATCAGGGAATCCCTGAACGGAGAGCTGGACAACTACCAGTTTTCCGCCCGCGCCGTGATCGACCGTTACAAGGCCCATGACATGCCGCTGGGCTGGCTCCTCCCGAACGACGGCTACGGCGCCGGGTACGGACAGACGGATACTCTGGACGGGAACATTGCAAACTTGAAAAGCCTGGCAGACTACGCTCTGAAAAACGGGGTGGAAATAGGCTTGTGGACCCAGTCGGACCTGCACCCCAAACCGGAGATAAGCGCCCTTTTGCAGCGTGACATCGTCAAGGAAGTCAGGGATGCCGGGGTGCGCGTATTGAAAACGGACGTCGCCTGGGTCGGAGCCGGCTATTCCTTCGGCCTGAACGGCATTACGGATGTTGCCCAGATCATGACCTATTACGGGAACAACAGCCGCCCGTTCATCATCTCCCTGGACGGCTGGGCCGGGACCCAGCGTTATGCCGGCATCTGGACGGGCGACCAGACGGGCGGAGCGTGGGAATACATCCGTTTCCATATTCCTACCTACATCGGCTCCGGCCTCTCCGGCCAGCCGAACATCTGTTCGGACATGGACGGCATCTTCGGCGGGAAAAATCCCGCGGTCAACATCCGCGATTTCCAATGGAAAACCTTCACCCCCATGGAACTCAACATGGACGGATGGGGAGCCAATGAAAAATATCCCCATGTATTCGGGGAACCCGCCACCTCCATCAACCGGTGGTATCTGAAGCTCAAATCGGAACTGATGCCTTACGCCTACAGCATTGCGGAAGAATCCGTCAGCGGAATGCCCATGGTCCGGGCCATGTTCCTGGAATATCCCAATCCCTATACCTTGGGCAAGGCAACGCAATACCAGTTCCTCTTCGGCCCCTATTTCCTGGTGGCTCCCGTCTATCAGGATACGAACGCGGACAAGGAGGGCAACGACGTGCGCCACGGCATTTACCTGCCGGAAGGCCAGTGGATCGACTACTTCACGGGCGACCTGTACGAAGGGGGTAAAATCTACAACTGTTTTGACGCCCCCGTCTGGAAATTGCCCGTCTTCGTGAAAAACGGGGCTATCATTCCCATGACGGGCCCGAACAACAACGTGTCGGAAATAAATCCGAACCACAGGATATATGAAATTTACCCCCATGGCCGCACTTCCTTCACCACGTACGACGACGACGGCGTAACGGAGGAATACCGTCAGGGCAGGGGCGTCAAAACCCGGATTGAATCGGCCCTTGACGGCAGTAATAACGTCACCGTCACCGTTCATCCGTCGGTTGGCGACTTCAACGGATTCGACAAGAAAAAGTCGACGGAATTCCGTATCAACGTGACACGGAAGCCGGACAAGGTTTCCGCCCGGATTGGCAAGGATAATCTGGAACTGGCGGAAGCGGCGTCCAAAGACGACTTCCTGTCCGGGGAAAACGTTTATTTCTACGACGCCGCTCCCAACCTGAACAAATTCGCCACGAAGGGAAGCGACTTTGAAAAGAAGGTGATTTCCAAGAACCCGCAGCTTTTGGTGAAACTGACCGCGACGGACGTCACGGCAAATCCCGTGGTGCTTTCCGTGGAAGGCTTCCAGTTCCAGCCTGCCGAAAAATACCGTCTTTCATCCGGTCCTCTTTCCGCTCCTGCGAATGCCGGGGTCACGGAAGAAAACACGACGGCCTACACGCTGAAACCCACTTGGAATGCAGCAGCCAATGCGGACTACTATGAAATTGAGTTCGGCGGCATGCTGTACACCACCATCAAGGGAACGGAATTCCTGTTCGAGGACCTGGAAGCCGAAACCCCCTACTCCTTCAAACTGCGCGCCGTCAACCGCGACGGCCATTCGGACTGGACGGCCTTTAATGCCAAAACGCAGGCTAATCCGCTTGAATTTGCCATTGAGGGAATTGTCGGTGAAACGACTGCGGAAAACCAGGGCAATTCCCTGACCAAGCTGTTTGACTTCAAGGAAAAGGATGCCTGGCACACGAAATATGGTGCGAATGCCCTCCCGTTTGATCTGGTCATGGATCTGAAAACGATCAACAAGATTGAAAAATTCCATTACGTCCCCCGTGAAGACGCCGGGAACGGCACCCTTCTGAAAGGTACCGTCTTCTACAGCATGGACAAGGAAAACTGGACGAAGGCCGGAACCTTCCAGTGGGACAAGAACAACGAAGTGAAAATCTTCGGGTTCAAGGACGCTCCCACCGCCCGCTACATTAAGCTGAATATAACCGAAGGCGTGGGAGGATACGGTTCAGGACGGGAAATCTACGTCTTCAAGGTACCGGGAACGGAAAGCTACCTTCCGGGCGATATCAACAATGACGGCAAGATCGACAGGAACGACCTTACCTCCTACATCAACTACACGGGATTGAGGAAAGGGGATTCCGACTTCGAGGGCTATATCAGCAATGGGGACATCAACAGGAACGGCCTTATTGACGCTTATGACATCTCCGTCGTGGCCACCCAGCTGGAAGATGACTCCGACCAGCCGCAGGAGGATGCCGGCCAGGATAAGGGGGATGCCGAAGAGAAGAAGGACGCAACCGAGAAAAAGAAAGAGGAACTGGGCGGAAAACTTCTGATCAGTGCGGACAAAAAGAGATACGCCAAGGGAGACATCGCCAAGGTTACCGTCAAGGGCCAAAAGCTTAGTCTGGTGAATGCCTTGAGCTTTGCCCTCCCGTATGATCCCAAGGATTATGAATTCGTGGGTGTGGAGGTCAAGGACATGAATAAGATGGAAAACCTGACGAACGACAGGCTCCATACGAGTGGAGACAAGGCCTTGTATCCCACCTTTGTCAACATCGGCGACAAGGAGCCGGTGGAAGGAACCAAGGAACTCTTTGTGTTGAAATTCAAGGCCAGAAGAGATGTCAAATTTGATTTAAAACTCAAGGACGGCATGCTGGTGGACAAAAAACTGAATACCAAAAAATTGTAA
- a CDS encoding DUF3820 family protein, protein MNDSGIPDAEDLRKLVEEIAQTHIPFGMYGPAKYPPKGCPLMDVPQEYLAWFQAKGFPKGKLGRLMEQCLLLKGNGLDNLFDPFRKANGGRTKKNARRRVWDFENE, encoded by the coding sequence ATGAATGATTCAGGAATCCCGGACGCGGAAGACTTGAGAAAACTGGTGGAGGAAATAGCCCAGACCCACATCCCGTTCGGCATGTACGGTCCGGCCAAATACCCGCCCAAGGGGTGCCCCCTGATGGATGTGCCCCAGGAATATCTGGCATGGTTCCAGGCCAAAGGGTTTCCCAAGGGCAAACTGGGACGCCTGATGGAGCAATGCCTGCTCCTGAAAGGGAACGGGCTGGACAACCTTTTTGACCCTTTCCGGAAGGCCAACGGCGGCAGGACAAAGAAGAACGCCCGCCGCCGCGTGTGGGATTTTGAGAATGAATGA
- a CDS encoding alpha/beta fold hydrolase gives MLWLLHGNLGSPADWKPVMDALRSNGIESRALNLWKYLECCPKSLPEMGRVLCSEIAAQDKHPHICGYSLGGRLAMHAVLAHPPLWKGAAFVSANPGLENEAEQAARRAADAEWAVKCLSAPWEDFLREWDAQGIFRGEEGRDRSLLKPWRRSISRAFIDWSVGAQADLAPSLKQSPVPQLWIAGERDSKFTALARRAAGDKAAIIPHAGHRIPLEAPEKLAECLQQLITATYE, from the coding sequence ATGCTCTGGCTCCTTCACGGCAATCTGGGATCTCCGGCGGACTGGAAGCCCGTCATGGACGCGCTGCGTTCCAACGGAATCGAATCCCGCGCCCTGAACCTCTGGAAATACCTGGAATGCTGCCCTAAAAGCCTTCCCGAAATGGGCCGCGTGCTTTGCTCTGAAATCGCCGCGCAGGACAAGCACCCCCATATCTGCGGCTATTCCCTGGGAGGAAGGCTGGCCATGCACGCGGTTCTGGCGCATCCCCCCCTCTGGAAGGGAGCCGCGTTCGTCAGCGCCAATCCCGGCCTGGAGAATGAAGCGGAACAGGCTGCCCGCCGCGCCGCGGATGCGGAATGGGCCGTCAAATGCCTCTCCGCCCCGTGGGAGGATTTTTTAAGGGAATGGGATGCCCAGGGAATCTTCCGGGGGGAGGAAGGGCGCGACCGTTCCCTGCTGAAACCGTGGCGCAGGTCCATTTCCCGCGCGTTTATCGACTGGTCCGTGGGAGCACAGGCGGACCTGGCCCCTTCTCTGAAGCAATCGCCCGTCCCCCAGTTGTGGATAGCCGGGGAACGGGACTCCAAATTCACCGCCCTTGCCCGCCGGGCAGCCGGGGACAAGGCGGCGATCATCCCTCATGCCGGCCACCGGATTCCCCTGGAAGCTCCGGAAAAGCTGGCGGAATGCCTGCAACAATTAATCACTGCAACTTATGAATGA
- a CDS encoding MarC family protein: MQDFLSTVILLFIVIDPVGLAPMIQGMLKKYTPEKQKAILKRELVFALGLLLLFFFSGKFLLNLLGLEPATLNISGGILLFLVALGMVFPAKDMLTSAAHASGQDEPFIVPIAMPLMAGPSSLAIIMLHASQSPDSISQMTYAAAIVTAWLLSGLVLFIAHKFLRLLGEKGTIALERMMGMVLIMISVQMFMNGLAGYGVK, encoded by the coding sequence ATGCAGGACTTTCTTTCCACCGTCATTCTTTTGTTTATCGTCATTGATCCCGTGGGATTGGCGCCGATGATCCAGGGAATGCTGAAAAAATACACGCCGGAGAAGCAAAAGGCCATTCTGAAAAGGGAACTGGTTTTTGCTCTGGGCCTGCTGCTACTGTTCTTTTTCTCCGGGAAATTCCTGCTGAACCTGCTCGGCCTGGAACCGGCCACCCTGAATATTTCCGGCGGAATCCTGCTGTTCCTCGTGGCTCTGGGAATGGTATTCCCCGCCAAGGATATGCTCACGTCTGCGGCCCATGCGTCCGGACAGGACGAACCTTTCATCGTTCCCATCGCCATGCCGCTGATGGCAGGCCCCTCCTCGCTGGCCATCATCATGCTGCATGCCTCCCAGAGTCCGGACAGCATTTCCCAGATGACTTACGCCGCCGCCATCGTCACGGCATGGCTGCTTTCCGGACTGGTCCTTTTCATCGCCCATAAATTCCTCCGCCTGCTGGGGGAAAAGGGAACGATCGCCCTGGAACGGATGATGGGCATGGTGCTCATCATGATTTCCGTCCAGATGTTCATGAATGGCCTGGCGGGATACGGCGTCAAATAG
- a CDS encoding GNAT family N-acetyltransferase, translating into MPAQPIHSPAFIRPAVPADFAAWMEMAADVRDDFPGMTSADHRDAMERCIARNTALCACVEEEFAGGTAFSPKYGGIGFLAVRPEYRRRGIGSLLIREALSCMPQDRGVFVHVYPGVSAARFLYLSLGFREDEFIRQEDQVYQILVLSPERLKGIVRQRRNFSAAGGCL; encoded by the coding sequence ATGCCTGCCCAGCCCATCCATTCCCCGGCTTTCATTCGTCCGGCCGTGCCTGCGGATTTTGCCGCCTGGATGGAAATGGCCGCGGACGTCCGGGACGATTTCCCCGGCATGACTTCCGCCGACCACCGCGACGCCATGGAACGGTGCATTGCCAGAAATACGGCCCTTTGCGCCTGCGTGGAAGAGGAGTTTGCGGGAGGAACGGCGTTCTCCCCGAAGTACGGCGGGATCGGTTTTCTGGCCGTCCGTCCGGAATACAGAAGGCGCGGCATCGGAAGCCTGCTGATACGGGAGGCTCTTTCCTGCATGCCGCAGGACCGCGGAGTGTTTGTCCACGTTTACCCGGGCGTTTCCGCAGCCCGTTTCCTGTACCTTTCCCTGGGCTTCCGAGAGGATGAATTCATCCGGCAGGAGGACCAAGTTTACCAGATTCTGGTTCTCTCTCCCGAACGGTTGAAGGGAATAGTACGCCAACGCCGGAATTTTTCCGCTGCCGGCGGTTGCCTTTGA
- a CDS encoding GDSL-type esterase/lipase family protein codes for MTAVPPSPEIRAILNNAGELELAAVHAPDGAVIRVDLNAESPRMLCTQGQYLAPIQAPPGTRIRYRLFIGKKGLGEPETFVMPGIPDVPPIPSTLIPCTQNRDFLIYDWAARHEAVCRLVRKTQPELLFIGDSITHFWGGNPVDEPHRDILQKSPETWAACTEGMRAANLGFGYDRVENALWRLRHGELDGAASNAVCVVLIGTNNLAENTDEEILLGIRAVCGEIRNRLTGAFIILQGFYPRNSVREGTTERIAAINLRLKALASEQGFVYTEPGRLMTDESGRVPEELSADGLHPSAPGYERIASVLAPVIRRAAEERKNDAAKKPFLPSGVSVIEPPMEQSR; via the coding sequence ATGACGGCTGTCCCTCCATCCCCTGAAATCCGCGCCATTCTGAACAATGCCGGAGAACTGGAACTTGCCGCGGTCCATGCTCCGGACGGGGCCGTCATCCGCGTGGACCTTAATGCAGAGTCTCCCCGCATGCTGTGCACGCAAGGGCAGTACCTGGCTCCCATCCAGGCGCCTCCGGGGACGCGCATACGCTACCGTCTTTTTATCGGCAAAAAGGGTCTTGGGGAACCGGAAACCTTCGTCATGCCGGGCATTCCCGACGTTCCGCCCATTCCCTCCACGCTGATTCCGTGCACCCAGAACAGGGATTTCCTGATCTATGACTGGGCCGCGCGGCATGAAGCGGTCTGCCGCCTGGTGCGGAAGACGCAGCCGGAATTGCTCTTCATCGGAGATTCCATCACCCATTTCTGGGGAGGAAATCCCGTGGACGAGCCGCACCGCGATATCCTTCAAAAGTCCCCGGAAACCTGGGCCGCATGCACGGAAGGCATGAGGGCCGCCAATCTGGGCTTTGGCTACGACCGCGTGGAAAACGCCCTGTGGAGGCTCCGCCACGGCGAGCTGGACGGCGCTGCCTCAAATGCCGTATGCGTGGTGCTGATCGGTACGAACAATCTTGCGGAAAACACGGATGAAGAGATTCTGCTGGGCATCCGCGCCGTATGCGGGGAAATCAGGAACAGGCTCACCGGAGCTTTCATCATTCTCCAGGGTTTTTATCCGCGCAACAGCGTCCGGGAGGGAACGACGGAGCGCATTGCCGCCATCAATCTTCGGCTGAAGGCCCTGGCCTCGGAACAAGGCTTTGTTTATACGGAACCGGGGCGGCTGATGACGGATGAATCCGGCCGCGTTCCGGAGGAACTTTCCGCCGACGGGCTGCATCCATCCGCTCCAGGTTATGAACGGATAGCCTCCGTTCTCGCCCCTGTCATCCGCCGGGCGGCGGAAGAAAGAAAAAATGACGCGGCCAAGAAACCTTTCCTCCCCTCCGGGGTTTCTGTAATAGAACCCCCAATGGAACAATCACGATGA
- a CDS encoding Hsp33 family molecular chaperone HslO yields MNLHYMSEEMVEEFVTVESIFVRGRNCLALRAKFSPLFTDYYLHLMQYGLRNEEIYDSLLKELMAYFTLYMVARPWAEQHAWTVNLNTPVVANLFVSGSSLTESVVGRVFTQDVKEPEENTLYSTMLCKGQEPRYSVVPIPGASPAQWVEEFYKQSEQRTARCIELPDECYTMVTAQPDADEEWLNSLNQEKMAHLEENENTRVLETRRFRFYCGCTLDRILPTLKALQEKEKDLFQGENELEITCPRCAAIYRVTRENLED; encoded by the coding sequence ATGAATTTGCATTATATGAGCGAAGAAATGGTAGAAGAATTCGTTACGGTTGAATCTATCTTTGTGCGCGGACGCAACTGCCTGGCGCTTAGGGCGAAGTTCTCACCCCTGTTTACGGACTACTATCTTCATCTCATGCAGTACGGCCTGCGCAATGAAGAGATTTACGACAGCCTGCTGAAAGAGCTGATGGCCTATTTTACGCTGTACATGGTTGCCCGCCCGTGGGCGGAACAGCATGCGTGGACGGTCAATTTGAATACTCCGGTCGTGGCCAACCTGTTTGTTTCCGGTTCATCCCTGACGGAATCCGTCGTGGGCCGGGTCTTCACGCAGGACGTGAAAGAACCGGAAGAGAATACGCTGTATTCCACCATGCTCTGCAAGGGTCAGGAGCCGCGTTATTCCGTCGTTCCCATTCCCGGTGCATCCCCTGCCCAGTGGGTGGAGGAATTTTACAAGCAGAGCGAACAGAGAACGGCGCGCTGCATCGAGCTGCCGGACGAATGCTATACGATGGTGACGGCCCAGCCGGACGCCGACGAGGAATGGCTCAATTCCCTCAACCAGGAAAAGATGGCCCACCTGGAAGAAAACGAAAATACGCGCGTGCTGGAAACCCGCCGCTTCCGTTTTTACTGCGGCTGTACCCTGGACCGCATACTCCCAACGCTCAAGGCGCTCCAGGAGAAGGAGAAAGATTTGTTCCAGGGGGAAAATGAACTGGAAATCACCTGCCCCAGATGCGCCGCCATCTACCGCGTGACGAGAGAAAATCTGGAAGATTGA
- a CDS encoding peptidylprolyl isomerase, producing MATDKNITIHTSKGDIKLTVFASKTPVTAASFLNLASRGFYDGLKFHRVIPDFMIQGGDPTGTGMGGPGYRFEDECRPDLKHDGPGVLSMANAGPGTNGSQFFITHVPTDWLNGKHTVFGKVTEGQDVVDSIKQGDTISRITIEDDTADLFTEQADRIAAWNKVLGK from the coding sequence ATGGCAACCGACAAGAATATTACCATCCATACTTCCAAGGGAGACATCAAGCTGACGGTGTTCGCTTCCAAGACACCCGTGACGGCGGCTTCCTTCCTGAACCTGGCTTCCCGCGGCTTTTACGACGGCCTCAAATTCCATCGCGTGATTCCGGATTTCATGATCCAGGGCGGCGATCCCACCGGAACGGGCATGGGAGGTCCCGGCTACCGTTTTGAAGACGAATGCCGCCCGGACCTCAAGCATGACGGCCCTGGCGTACTTTCCATGGCGAATGCGGGTCCCGGTACCAACGGCTCCCAGTTCTTCATCACTCATGTGCCTACCGACTGGCTGAACGGCAAGCACACCGTCTTCGGCAAAGTGACGGAAGGCCAGGACGTGGTGGACTCCATCAAGCAGGGGGATACTATTTCCCGCATCACGATTGAAGACGACACCGCCGACCTGTTCACGGAGCAGGCCGACCGCATCGCCGCATGGAACAAGGTCCTCGGCAAATAA
- a CDS encoding ABC-F family ATP-binding cassette domain-containing protein, translating into MVLAVQNLRVQYGARVLFNDLSFTIEDGERIALAGHNGAGKSTLMKCIAGLNEPDSGSIIHSKHCQVGYLPQEGIHVRGRKLVDEAMSAFADLMDIQQRIDALTQDMAGLDPRSAAYSEVLNEIGELELVLHAHDTARLRPRTESILRGLGFKDRDFDRDCGEFSGGWQMRIALAKLLLREPEVLLLDEPTNHLDIQSQRWMEQYLRTYRGAIVIISHDVALLDSLVSRTIAFYHGRAEEYAGNFSYFLKESELRKEILLRQKKAQDREIAKTKEFIDRFRYKATKASLVQSRIKQLEKVELIEVEEDDAVMDFHFPTPPAGGHSVVKLEKVSKNYGPISILDNFDFEIVKGDRIAIVGVNGAGKSTFSRLVSGGEEPTAGRVTMGHHTRIAFFSQTHADDLNPDKTVLECVEAAATRESAPMVRNLLGCFLFRGDDVHKSVGVLSGGERSRVALVCMLLHPANFLILDEPTNHLDIQSQQVLQKALAEYPGSYCIVSHNRSFLDPIVTKVLEFVPGEKPRLYIGNVSDYLEKVERDQALGAAARSAAAGGTEQGGGGDRKARRRMEAEIRQKKTRLLRPLQEKLEGLEAEISRLETEKTDITTRLEQPETAADTDAVMELTMRFQQADRQLEACFSQWAELSEEIEETEARIEAETV; encoded by the coding sequence ATGGTTCTGGCCGTTCAAAATCTGCGCGTGCAATATGGCGCGCGCGTGTTGTTCAACGATCTCTCCTTCACGATTGAGGACGGGGAGCGCATTGCCCTGGCGGGGCATAACGGCGCGGGCAAGTCCACGCTGATGAAATGCATTGCCGGCCTCAATGAGCCGGACTCCGGTTCCATCATTCATTCCAAACACTGCCAGGTGGGTTATTTGCCGCAGGAGGGCATTCACGTCCGGGGGCGCAAACTGGTTGACGAAGCCATGTCGGCTTTTGCGGACCTGATGGACATTCAGCAGCGTATTGATGCGCTGACGCAGGACATGGCCGGGCTGGACCCCCGTTCAGCCGCCTATTCCGAGGTGCTCAATGAAATCGGGGAGCTGGAACTCGTGCTGCACGCCCATGACACCGCCCGTCTCCGGCCGCGGACGGAATCCATTCTACGCGGCCTCGGATTCAAGGACCGGGATTTCGACCGGGACTGCGGGGAATTCTCCGGCGGCTGGCAAATGCGCATCGCGCTGGCGAAGCTTCTTCTCCGGGAGCCGGAAGTGCTGCTGCTGGACGAACCCACCAACCATTTGGATATCCAGTCCCAGCGATGGATGGAACAATACCTGCGCACCTACCGCGGAGCCATCGTAATCATCTCCCATGACGTGGCCCTGCTGGATTCCCTGGTTTCCCGGACCATCGCCTTTTATCATGGCCGTGCGGAGGAATATGCGGGGAACTTTTCCTACTTCCTGAAGGAAAGCGAGCTGAGGAAGGAAATCCTTCTGCGCCAGAAAAAGGCCCAGGACCGGGAAATAGCCAAAACGAAGGAATTCATCGACCGCTTCCGCTACAAGGCCACGAAGGCTTCTCTGGTGCAGTCCCGCATCAAGCAGTTGGAAAAAGTGGAACTGATTGAGGTGGAGGAAGACGATGCCGTGATGGACTTTCACTTCCCCACTCCCCCGGCGGGAGGTCATTCCGTCGTCAAGCTGGAAAAGGTTTCCAAAAATTACGGCCCCATTTCCATTCTGGACAACTTCGACTTTGAAATCGTCAAGGGCGACCGGATTGCCATCGTGGGCGTGAACGGAGCGGGCAAGTCCACCTTTTCCCGCCTTGTCTCCGGCGGAGAGGAACCGACTGCGGGCCGCGTCACGATGGGCCACCACACCCGGATCGCCTTCTTTTCCCAGACCCACGCCGACGATCTGAACCCGGACAAGACGGTGCTGGAATGCGTGGAAGCGGCCGCAACGCGGGAATCCGCCCCCATGGTGCGGAACCTGCTGGGCTGTTTCCTGTTCCGGGGGGACGACGTGCATAAAAGCGTGGGCGTGCTGTCCGGTGGAGAACGCTCCCGCGTGGCCCTGGTCTGCATGCTGCTGCATCCCGCCAATTTCCTGATTCTGGACGAACCGACGAACCATTTGGACATTCAGTCCCAGCAGGTTCTTCAAAAAGCCCTGGCCGAATATCCGGGTTCCTACTGCATCGTTTCCCACAACCGCAGCTTTCTGGACCCCATTGTTACCAAGGTGCTGGAATTCGTGCCGGGGGAAAAGCCGCGCCTGTACATAGGCAACGTATCCGATTATTTGGAAAAGGTGGAGCGCGACCAGGCCCTGGGCGCTGCAGCGCGTTCTGCCGCCGCCGGAGGAACGGAGCAGGGCGGCGGAGGGGATCGGAAGGCACGCAGGCGCATGGAGGCGGAAATCCGCCAGAAAAAGACGCGCCTGCTTCGTCCCCTCCAGGAAAAACTGGAAGGCCTGGAAGCGGAAATAAGCCGTCTTGAAACGGAAAAAACGGACATTACGACCCGTCTGGAACAGCCGGAAACAGCGGCGGACACGGATGCGGTGATGGAATTGACCATGCGTTTCCAGCAGGCGGACCGCCAGCTGGAAGCCTGTTTCTCCCAATGGGCGGAACTTTCCGAAGAAATTGAGGAGACGGAAGCCCGCATTGAGGCGGAAACCGTCTGA